A single window of Toxoplasma gondii ME49 chromosome Ib, whole genome shotgun sequence DNA harbors:
- a CDS encoding hypothetical protein (encoded by transcript TGME49_321550) — MPQRPSSPHQLVAASVFDCKADRLCSPSGSRESASETAESRESAQVPAPEESPFPALPGAHASLAEISCCPLPALHLKRECGRGEELENSLSQRLVLVAKCVDPRARSNLAASTASEKAESLSASAAAERRKTAAQEEGREEQPEEQAREEGGEERGEEGGEGEGGEEGGEEGGKDGEEEERERGESGEFQKVDLSKRGDKRGERQATEATRRDGGLAAKLLAVERQLTETRKRDISPVVCRRRRCGSVIGPPPEDSEKTPREAKKRRSSIPDAESPVRAASPTSTPRLEKQRMSREEKERERREQEERERERRRETEGEDSEDSSQDD; from the coding sequence ATGCCTCAGCGACCGTCGTCTCCGCACCAGCTGGTGGCTGCTTCGGTGTTCGACTGCAAAGCAGACCGTCTCTGTTCGCCTTCTGGGAGCCGCGAGTCCGCCTCTGAGACGGCTGAGTCTCGCGAGTCCGCTCAGGTCCCCGCACCGGAAGAAAGTCCTTTTCCTGCGCTGCCCGGCGCTCACGCGTCGCTCGCAGAAATCTCTTGCTGCCCATTGCCGGCTCTGCACCTCAAGCGAGAAtgcggcagaggcgaggagctCGAGAACAGCCTCTCGCAGCGActcgtcctcgtcgccaAATGCGTCGACCCTCGCGCGCGCTCCAACCTCGCAGCCTCCACAGCGTCCGAGAAAGCGGAGAGCCTCTCGGCAAGCGCCGCCGctgaacgaagaaaaacagcagcacaagaggaagggagagaagagcaaccAGAAGAGCaggcaagagaggaaggaggagaggaacgaggagaggaaggaggagaaggggagggaggagaggaaggaggagaggagggagggaaggacggagaagaggaggaaagggaaCGCGGCGAGAGCGGGGAGTTCCAGAAGGTGGATTTGTCCAAGCgtggagacaagagaggagagcggcaagccacagaggcgacgcggcGCGATGGAGGCCTTGCGGCGAAGCTGCTtgcggtggagagacagctgacggagacgcggaagcgaGACATTTCGCCGGTCGTCTGCAGGCGGCGCAGGTGCGGCTCGGTCATCGGTCCGCCGCCGGAAGACTCAGAAAAGACTccacgagaagcgaagaagagaagaagcagcatcccagacgcagagagccCGGTGAGGGCGGCCTCGCCCACGAGCACACCGcgcctggagaagcagcgcatgtcgagagaagaaaaggagcgagaaaggagagaacaggaagagcgcgagcgagagaggagacgcgagacggaaggcgaagactcTGAAGACTCGTCGCAAGATGACTGA
- the CPL gene encoding cathepsin CPL (encoded by transcript TGME49_321530~Product name based on PMID:21501607;21195114;20444089;20398214;19596863;19218426;19111576.~Predicted trans-membrane domain (TMHMM2.0):60-83) yields the protein MDSSETHYVSFLNGEDDGLENGELHQRRGVRAGRPSPPFVVTTRTYFWKKFLRQRNFTARAWIALVAAAVSLLVFASFLIQWQGEDDRAVFPPSPVEDHQPPANIWEWKEAHFQDAFSSFQAMYAKSYATEEEKQRRYAIFKNNLVYIHTHNQQGYSYSLKMNHFGDLSRDEFRRKYLGFKKSRNLKSHHLGVATELLNVLPSELPAGVDWRSRGCVTPVKDQRDCGSCWAFSTTGALEGAHCAKTGKLVSLSEQELMDCSRAEGNQSCSGGEMNDAFQYVLDSGGICSEDAYPYLARDEECRAQSCEKVVKILGFKDVPRRSEAAMKAALAKSPVSIAIEADQMPFQFYHEGVFDASCGTDLDHGVLLVGYGTDKESKKDFWIMKNSWGTGWGRDGYMYMAMHKGEEGQCGLLLDASFPVM from the exons ATGGACAGCAGCGAGACGCACtacgtctccttcctcaacGGCGAGGACGACGGGCTGGAGAACGGCGAGCTTCACCAGCGACGAGGCGTCCGCGCTGGCCGGCCGAGTCCTCCGTTCGTTGTTACGACCCGCACGTACTTCTGGAAGAAATTTCTCCGTCAACGCAACTTCACAGCGCGGGCGTGGATCGCACTCGTGGCTGCGgcggtgtctctccttgtctttgCCTCGTTCCTCATTCAGTGGCAGGGCGAAGACGACCGCGCGGTCTTCCCGCCGTCGCCAGTTGAGGACCACCAACCCCCCGCCAACATCTGGGAATGGAAAGAGGCGCACTTTCAGGACGCCTTCAGCAGCTTCCAAGCCATGTACGCCAAGAGCTACGCgactgaggaagaaaaacagaggcgaTACGCCATCTTCAAAAACAACCTCGTCTACATTCACACACACAACCAACAAG gatATTCCTACTCCCTCAAGATGAATCACTTTGGAGACTTGTCGCGCGACGAGTTCCGCCGGAAGTACCTCGGCTTCAAGAAGTCCCGCAACCTGAAGTCGCACCACCTTGGG GTGGCGACGGAGTTGCTGAATGTACTGCCAAGTGAACTGCCTGCTGGAGTGGACTGGCGCTCGCGCGGATGCGTGACGCCGGTGAAGGACCAGCGAGACTGCGGCTCTTGCTGGGCGTTCTCGACCACAGGGGCTCTCGAGGGCGCGCACTGCGCAAAGACGGGCAAGCTGGTGAGTTTGAGTGAGCAGGAGCTGATGGACTGCTCGCGAGCAGAGGGCAACCAGAGTTGCAGTGGCGGCGAGATGAACGACGCGTTTCAGTACGTCTTGGACAGCGGCGGGATCTGCTCGGAGGATGCGTATCCGTACCTTGCCCGAGACGAGGAGTGTCGAGCGCAGAGCTGTGAGAAAGTCGTGAAGATCTTGGGCTTCAAGGACGTACcacggagaagcgaggctGCGATGAAGGCCGCTCTCGCGAAGAGTCCAGTGAGCATCGCCATCGAAGCCGACCAGATGCCTTTCCAGTTCTACCACGAGGGAGTCTTTGACGCGTCTTGTGGCACAGACCTCGACCACGGCGTCCTCCTCGTCGGATACGGAACGGACAAAGAGTCGAAGAAGGACTTCTGGATCATGAAAAACTCCTGGGGCACCGGCTGGGGCAGAGACGGATACATGTACATGGCCATGCACAAAGGCGAAGAG gggCAGTGCGGCCTTCTCTTAGATGCGTCTTTCCCCGTGATGTGA
- a CDS encoding hypothetical protein (encoded by transcript TGME49_321540), which translates to MPDSDEGRRDAEEDGKRLAKASSDAQEPQHPASSSVGRPRSGEKSDATADREEKKDSLSSTRAEKAQQTRRDPSSPLPDHVLMPPPPRLPTPLLKKRKLATKQTSSRQTDSAETLADHKSLSPPARNPINRSPSSSSSLSSSSSSLSSFSSSLSSSSSCSPRLRLTTEASSSSPERGASESVHASEKADTGQGATSAVEDLFSSFMSEIAELESQNADCTEDGRGVATEATSPSEGSGEPSVRSSSLSDAPAASPHSSCLSSSSSSSLSSSSPVCRQVVDSQTQRPSSLSVETGEGTSRVRASSRMEQPEERGGRDAGDRTLLPAEYDDDEEDSGASSAQSRTGRDTELLFSAEGETQERCSLDDEKGKTDPAKTGNQQPSAPVLRIISRTKRTVAEDAKPQAGPAGDAGDPSHSRVHALRGSDGREVRSGRSRVREQFVPTPTEKLKTPEEKVAEFLKQIAFIQRAVDEHEERERTRRRRLRWTYTAASAGSEEEFFSDEDAASAAESGDSLEEGEGRGRDAEGRSASHSVSTESEDRARRDRGERRERERAAESRHGIEEGDDLLEEIVEAELEAERRRESRGETGTEHSKRSQAASTGDSFVSAGICKCLCTFCKYCKEKHPKTPKKKGSTHETKQIEALLWTVAAELSKLASPAEALWRRRTEAALETRRFDWQAGALDSAYFLGTLRTLREDLKARVEQEERREKLQSNSSELASAFPYSSAAATEKDEKSSSSSSSTKASSSSASSPLSKSQTSRAADSPPSSGPVSAFSCIRSVYDPKRTGFSPRLPSSLSSSSSSSLASSSSSSLSASRSVCASYKSDEEAPLPPSPPPPMPSSDEDESSEAESREQKDTEREKKGDKEGEKKGEERGEKEGEERAEKEGEKGVAGASDQRARAPHASGEPRGADAASVALKEDAKTQAPLLSEASGALRARDHAQTAAGEKKGRAHAVGVSLASTTNPVLRKKMKLVDKWRRTREREDEEEERLERERERRELEREQRERQKIEEWKERQIASGAATRNANLIEVTQDWRTMIDKNRQQQL; encoded by the exons ATGCCAGACTCAGACGAAGGGCGCCGAGACGCGGAGGAGGACGGAAAGAGGCTCGCGAAAGCTTCGAGCGATGCGCAGGAACCGCAGCAccctgcctcctcttctgtcggcAGGCCTcgcagcggcgagaagagcgacgcgactgccgacagagaagagaaaaaagattctctctcttcgacgcGCGCTGAAAAAGCACAACAGACTCGCAGAgacccttcttctcccctccctGACCATGTTCTCATGCCCCCGCCCCCGCGTCTGCCCACACCCCTGTTGAAAAAAC GGAAGCTGGCAACGAAGCAGACAAGCTCTCGTCAAACAGACTCGGCCGAGACACTCGCGGATCACAAGTCTCTCAGCCCCCCCGCTCGGAATCCCATAAACCGGAgtccctcgtcttcctcttctctctcttcttcttcatcttctctctcttctttctcctcttctctctcttcttcttcctcttgttctcctcgtctccgacTGACCACGGAggcgtcctcttcttcgccagaGCGCGGGGCGTCTGAAAGCGTTCATgcgagcgagaaggcagacacagGGCAGGGCGCGACGTCGGCAGTTGAGgatctgttttcttcgttcaTGTCGGAAATTGCGGAGTTGGAGAGTCAGAACGCAGACTGCACGGAGGACGGCAGAGGCGTCGCAACCGAAGCGACTTCGCCTTCCGAGGGAAGTGGAGAGCCTTCagtccgttcttcttctctgtctgacgcacctgctgcgtctcctcactcttcttgcctgtcgtcgtcctcttcttcctctctttcttcctcttctcctgtctgtcgTCAAGTGGTGGATTCGCAGACGCAGCGGCCGTCCTCTTTGAGTgtcgagacaggcgaagggACTTCGAGAGTCCGAGCCTCTTCGCGTATGGAACAGCCGGAGGAGCgcggcgggagagacgcaggagacagaacgctCCTGCCAGCGGAGTacgacgacgacgaggaagactcAGGCGCGTCTTCTGCGCAGAGCCGAACTGGACGGGACACcgagcttctcttctctgcggaaggagaaacgcaagagCGCTGCTCCCTCGAtgacgaaaaaggaaagacagaccCTGCGAAAACAGGGAATCAACAGCCGAGTGCGCCTGTCTTGCGAATCATTTCGAGGACGAAACGAACTGTCGCggaagacgcgaagccgCAGGCCGGACCTGCCGGCGACGCGGGAGACCCCAGCCACtcgcgagtgcatgcactccgCGGCTCAGACGGCAGAGAGGTCCGGAGCGGAAGGAGCAGAGTTCGCGAGCAGTTCGTGCCGACGCCCacggagaagctgaagacgCCCGAGGAGAAAGTCGCGGAATTCCTCAAACAAATCGCCTTCATCCAGCGCGCCGTCGACGAGCACGAAGAGCGCGAGCGCACCCGGCGGCGCCGCCTCCGGTGGACGTACACCGCAGCGAGCGcgggcagcgaagaagagtttttctccgacgaagacgcggccTCGGCAGccgagagtggagacagcttagaggaaggcgagggccgcggcagagacgccgaaggCCGCTCAGCTTCACACAGTGTCTCTACAGAGTCTGAGGAtagagcgaggagagacagaggagagagaagagaaagagaaagagcagcgGAGAGCCGTCACGGCatcgaagaaggagacgattTGCTGGAGGAGATCGTGGAGGCGGAACTCGAGGCAGAGCGCAGACGGGAGTCGCGGGGAGAAACCGGAACAGAGCACAGCAAGCGATCGCAGGCGGCGTCCACTGGAGACAGCTTCGTTTCGGCTGGGATCTGCAAATGTCTCTGCACCTTCTGCAAGTACTGCAAAGAGAAACACCCGAAAACTCCCAAGAAAAAAGGCTCGACACACGAAACCAAACAG ATTGAAGCGCTGCTGTGGACCGTCGCGGCGGAGCTCAGCAAGCTGGCGTCGCCCGCTGAGGCGTTGTGGCGCAGGCGCACCGAAGCTGCTCTGGAGACGCGCagg TTCGATTGGCAAGCGGGGGCCTTGGACAGCGCGTACTTCCTCGGAACGCTTCGCACGCTGAGAGAAGACCTGAAG GCGAGAgtcgagcaagaagaaagacgcgagaagctTCAGTCAAACAGCTCGGAGTTAgcttctgcttttccctACTCTTCCGCCgcagcgacggagaaagatgaaaagtcGAGCTCTTCTTCAAGCTCCACAAAGGCGTCTTCAAGTTCTGCcagttctcctctctccaaaTCACAAACTTCTCGAGCGGCTGACAGTCCTCCATCCTCAggtcctgtctctgctttctcctgcaTTCGCTCGGTCTACGACCCCAAACGAACTGGATTCTCTCCAagacttccttcttctctctcttcttcttcctcttcgtctctcgcttcttcttcctcttcttctctctctgcttcgaggAGTGTCTGTGCTAGCTACAAAAGCGATGAGGAAgcgcctctgccgccttcgccACCGCCGCCGATGCCGTCttcagacgaagacgagtcTTCTGAAGCAGAGTCCCGAGAGCAGAaggacacagaaagagagaagaagggagacaaagaaggagagaagaaaggagaagagcgcggagagaaggaaggagaagaacgagcagagaaggaaggagagaaaggagttgCGGGGGCGTCGGATCAACGAGCAAGAGCGCCGCATGCGTCAG gCGAACCTCGCGGCGCAGACGCAGCTTCAGTCGCTCTGAAAGAAGACGCCAAAACCCaagcgcctcttctctctgaagcTTCCGGTGCCCTGCGAGCGCGCGATCACGCGCAGACAGCAgctggggagaagaaggggagagcgcatgcagttggagTGTCTCTGGCGTCCACGACAAATCCAGTTTTGCGGAAGAAAATGAAGCTCGTGGACAAGTGGAGACGCACGCGAGagcgcgaagacgaagaagaagaaagactggAAAGG gagagagaacgacgggAGCTGGAGAGGGAGCAGCGCGAACGACAGAAAATCGAGGAGTGGAAAGAGCGACAAATCGCAAG CGGAGCGGCGACGCGCAATGCGAATTTAATCGAAGTGACGCAGGACTGGCGAACGATGATCGACAAGAATCGCCAGCAGCAGCTCtag